The Nocardioides humi genome includes a region encoding these proteins:
- a CDS encoding ABC transporter substrate-binding protein — MAFTKKPLAAVAATALAATLAACGGGSGDDDKGSSGGPAEKGGDAIFLVGVRNVEHWDPQRMYIGRDLNNSGRLFYRSWVAFPASNDPTEGTTPVPDLATDTGTTTDGGLSWSFTVRDGVKWEDGKDITCEDFKYGASRNFATDVIIGGPANYLFTYLDVPTGADDLPEYKGPYSKVGQDLFDKAVTCEGQTITYRFKKPWPDFPQSMASLRYMDPYREDLDKGDANNYVIISNGPYKLDGDWKKGTGGKFVRNENWDSSTDEIRKAYPDTWDFREGDTDEAIYEQLLADSGDAQYAVTERRLPPALFSRKDEAGDRYTKVESPYVDYVLPNFNSEVFKDANCREALKLATDRAAWIKAGGGENYFKAADSIINPAVPGYQPNPSFADIPAEGDTDAAAAALEQCSAPKPVKIKFTYSGGTPTSDKQASALKAGWDKAGFETELDPLEDTYYSVIQKPDADFDVTWGGWGADWPSAGTVIPPLFDSRINLTGDSNGNDYGNYKGGPEVNQMIDDAYAEPDVDAAADKWTAVDAKLGEDVAYIPLEITLFNFLHGGKVTGYANNISVNGYADLAVVGVEK, encoded by the coding sequence CTGGGACCCCCAGCGCATGTACATCGGCCGCGACCTCAACAACTCGGGCCGGCTGTTCTACCGCAGCTGGGTGGCGTTCCCCGCCTCCAACGACCCGACCGAGGGCACGACCCCCGTTCCGGACCTCGCCACCGACACCGGCACCACGACCGACGGCGGCCTGTCCTGGAGCTTCACCGTCCGCGACGGCGTGAAGTGGGAGGACGGCAAGGACATCACGTGTGAGGACTTCAAGTACGGCGCGTCGCGCAACTTCGCGACCGACGTGATCATCGGCGGTCCCGCCAACTACCTCTTCACCTACCTCGACGTCCCCACCGGCGCCGACGACCTGCCCGAGTACAAGGGCCCGTACTCCAAGGTCGGCCAGGACCTCTTCGACAAGGCCGTCACCTGCGAGGGCCAGACGATCACCTACCGGTTCAAGAAGCCGTGGCCGGACTTCCCGCAGTCGATGGCGTCCCTGCGCTACATGGACCCGTACCGCGAGGACCTCGACAAGGGCGACGCGAACAACTACGTCATCATCTCGAACGGTCCCTACAAGCTGGACGGCGACTGGAAGAAGGGCACGGGCGGCAAGTTCGTGCGCAACGAGAACTGGGACTCCAGCACCGACGAGATCCGCAAGGCCTACCCGGACACCTGGGACTTCCGCGAGGGTGACACCGACGAGGCGATCTACGAGCAGCTGCTCGCCGACTCCGGTGACGCGCAGTACGCCGTGACCGAGCGTCGTCTCCCGCCGGCCCTGTTCAGCCGGAAGGACGAGGCCGGGGACCGCTACACGAAGGTGGAGTCGCCGTACGTCGACTACGTGCTGCCGAACTTCAACTCCGAGGTCTTCAAGGACGCCAACTGCCGTGAGGCGCTGAAGCTGGCGACCGACCGGGCCGCGTGGATCAAGGCCGGTGGCGGCGAGAACTACTTCAAGGCCGCCGACTCGATCATCAACCCGGCCGTTCCGGGCTACCAGCCGAACCCGTCGTTCGCGGACATCCCGGCCGAGGGTGACACCGACGCCGCCGCTGCCGCGCTCGAGCAGTGCTCGGCGCCGAAGCCGGTGAAGATCAAGTTCACCTACTCCGGTGGCACGCCCACCTCCGACAAGCAGGCCTCCGCGCTGAAGGCCGGCTGGGACAAGGCCGGCTTCGAGACCGAGCTGGACCCGCTGGAGGACACCTACTACTCCGTGATCCAGAAGCCGGACGCCGACTTCGACGTCACCTGGGGTGGTTGGGGTGCTGACTGGCCGTCGGCCGGCACCGTCATCCCGCCGCTGTTCGACAGCCGGATCAACCTGACCGGCGACTCCAACGGCAACGACTACGGCAACTACAAGGGTGGCCCCGAGGTCAACCAGATGATCGACGACGCCTACGCCGAGCCCGACGTGGACGCCGCCGCCGACAAGTGGACCGCGGTCGACGCCAAGCTGGGTGAGGACGTCGCCTACATCCCGCTGGAGATCACGCTGTTCAACTTCCTCCACGGAGGCAAGGTGACCGGCTACGCCAACAACATCTCGGTGAACGGCTACGCCGACCTCGCCGTGGTGGGCGTCGAGAAGTGA